Proteins encoded in a region of the Burkholderia ubonensis subsp. mesacidophila genome:
- a CDS encoding MFS transporter, which produces MPLPLFALAVAAFGIGTTEFVIMGLLPNVARDLGVSIPAAGMLVSGYALGVTIGAPILAVVTAKMPRKRALMGLIGLFIAGNLFCAIAPGYAVLMAARVVTAFCHGAFFGIGSVVASNLVAPNRRAQAIALMFTGLTLANVLGVPLGTALGQAFGWRATFWAVTGIGLAAAAALAVCLPKNLAMPDTSITREFSVLKHPQVLMVLGISVLASASLFSVFTYITPILEDVTGFSPRQVTYVLLLFGLGLTVGGTLGGKLADWRRMPSLIASLALIGVVLALFAGTMHLPFAALATIFVWGMLAFAIVPPLQILIVDRASDAPNLASTLNQGAFNLGNATGAWLGGMAIGAGIPLVNLPWVGVAMAVAALALTLWSASLERRPVAAPTEYV; this is translated from the coding sequence ATGCCTTTACCTCTCTTCGCCCTCGCCGTTGCCGCTTTTGGAATCGGTACCACCGAATTCGTGATCATGGGGCTCCTGCCCAACGTCGCGCGCGATCTCGGCGTGTCGATCCCGGCCGCCGGGATGCTGGTGTCGGGCTATGCGCTCGGCGTGACGATCGGCGCGCCGATCCTCGCGGTCGTCACCGCGAAGATGCCGCGCAAGCGCGCGCTGATGGGGCTGATCGGCCTGTTCATCGCCGGCAACCTGTTCTGCGCGATCGCGCCCGGCTACGCGGTGCTGATGGCCGCGCGCGTCGTCACCGCGTTCTGCCACGGCGCGTTCTTCGGCATCGGCTCGGTGGTCGCGAGCAACCTCGTCGCGCCGAACCGGCGTGCGCAGGCGATCGCGCTGATGTTCACCGGCCTCACGCTCGCGAACGTGCTCGGCGTGCCGCTCGGCACCGCGCTCGGCCAGGCGTTCGGCTGGCGCGCGACGTTCTGGGCGGTGACCGGCATCGGCCTCGCCGCGGCCGCCGCGCTCGCGGTCTGCCTGCCGAAGAACCTGGCCATGCCCGACACCAGCATCACCCGCGAATTCAGCGTGCTGAAGCACCCGCAGGTGCTGATGGTGCTCGGCATCAGCGTGCTCGCGTCCGCGAGCCTGTTCAGCGTGTTCACCTACATCACGCCGATCCTCGAGGACGTCACCGGCTTCTCGCCGCGCCAGGTCACCTACGTGCTGCTGCTGTTCGGCCTCGGCCTGACGGTCGGCGGCACGCTCGGCGGCAAGCTCGCCGACTGGCGCCGCATGCCGTCGCTGATCGCGTCGCTCGCGCTGATCGGCGTCGTGCTCGCGCTGTTCGCCGGCACGATGCACCTGCCGTTCGCCGCGCTCGCGACGATCTTCGTGTGGGGGATGCTCGCGTTCGCGATCGTGCCGCCGCTGCAGATCCTGATCGTCGATCGCGCGAGCGACGCGCCGAATCTCGCGTCGACGCTCAACCAGGGCGCGTTCAATCTCGGCAACGCGACGGGCGCGTGGCTCGGCGGGATGGCGATCGGCGCCGGCATTCCGCTCGTCAACCTGCCGTGGGTCGGCGTCGCGATGGCGGTCGCGGCGCTCGCGCTCACGCTGTGGTCGGCGTCGCTCGAACGCCGCCCGGTCGCCGCGCCGACCGAATACGTGTAA
- the bluB gene encoding 5,6-dimethylbenzimidazole synthase yields the protein MRFDETAIAAVYRAIFERRDMRHFTSAPVDPAVLARLLRAAHHAPSVGFMQPWRFIRITDPELRTRIHALVEAERRATADALGERQDEFMRLKVEGVRECGELLVVALADGRERHVFGRRTLPEMDLASAACAIQNMWLAARAEGLGMGWVSLFDVDALRALLGMPDGAKPIAVLCLGHVDAFYAKPMLEEERWAARMPIEACLYENGWNGAAGETGESGEAGKAATPARKAV from the coding sequence ATGCGTTTCGACGAAACCGCCATCGCCGCTGTCTACCGCGCCATTTTCGAGCGGCGCGACATGCGCCATTTCACGTCGGCGCCCGTCGATCCGGCCGTGCTCGCCCGGCTGCTGCGCGCGGCCCACCACGCGCCGAGCGTCGGTTTCATGCAGCCATGGCGCTTCATCCGCATCACCGATCCTGAGTTGCGCACGCGCATCCATGCGCTCGTCGAAGCCGAGCGCCGCGCGACCGCCGACGCGCTCGGCGAGCGTCAGGACGAATTCATGCGGCTCAAGGTCGAAGGCGTGCGCGAATGCGGGGAACTGCTGGTCGTCGCGCTCGCCGACGGCCGCGAACGTCACGTGTTCGGCCGCCGCACGCTGCCGGAGATGGACCTCGCGTCCGCCGCGTGCGCGATCCAGAACATGTGGCTCGCGGCCCGCGCGGAAGGGCTCGGGATGGGCTGGGTGTCGCTGTTCGACGTCGACGCGCTGCGCGCGCTGCTCGGGATGCCCGACGGCGCGAAACCGATCGCGGTGCTATGTCTCGGGCACGTCGATGCGTTCTATGCGAAGCCGATGCTCGAGGAAGAGCGCTGGGCCGCGCGGATGCCGATCGAAGCGTGCCTGTACGAGAACGGCTGGAACGGAGCGGCAGGTGAAACCGGCGAATCAGGAGAGGCCGGCAAAGCCGCCACGCCGGCGCGAAAGGCCGTCTGA
- a CDS encoding 2-hydroxyacid dehydrogenase: MRVILFSSRQYDDDSFTAANRQFGYRLHFQSSHLDAETAILAHGYEAVCPFVNDTVDAAVLERLADGGTRLIALRSAGFNHVDLAAAERLGITVVRVPAYSPHAVAEHAVALILALNRRLPRAVARTREGDFSLNGLLGFDLHGKTVGVIGTGIIGSVFAKIMMGFGMHVLAHSVPPYNDELIAFGARYVGLDELLRHADIVSLHCPLLPSTHHLINARTLAQMKHGAMLINTGRGGLVDAQALVDALKSGQLGHLGLDVYEEEGGLFFEDHSDLPLQDDVLARLLTFPNVIVTSHQAFFTREALAEIAHTTLVNIEAWYAGTPRNVVTSNR, encoded by the coding sequence GTGCGCGTGATCCTGTTCAGCAGCCGGCAGTACGATGACGATTCGTTTACTGCCGCCAACCGGCAGTTCGGCTACCGGCTGCATTTCCAGTCGTCGCATCTCGACGCCGAGACAGCGATCCTCGCGCACGGCTACGAAGCGGTCTGTCCGTTCGTCAACGACACCGTCGACGCGGCGGTGCTCGAACGGCTCGCGGACGGCGGCACGCGGCTCATCGCGCTACGCTCGGCGGGCTTCAACCATGTCGACCTCGCCGCCGCCGAACGCCTCGGCATCACGGTGGTGCGGGTTCCCGCCTATTCGCCGCATGCGGTCGCCGAACACGCGGTCGCGCTGATCCTCGCGCTCAACCGCCGCCTGCCGCGCGCCGTCGCGCGCACGCGCGAAGGCGACTTCTCGCTGAACGGCCTGCTCGGCTTCGACTTGCACGGCAAGACCGTCGGCGTGATCGGCACCGGCATCATCGGCAGCGTGTTCGCGAAGATCATGATGGGCTTCGGAATGCACGTGCTCGCGCATTCGGTGCCGCCCTACAACGACGAGCTGATCGCGTTCGGCGCCCGCTACGTCGGGCTCGACGAGCTGCTGCGTCACGCCGACATCGTCAGCCTGCACTGCCCGCTGCTGCCGTCGACGCATCACCTGATCAACGCGCGCACGCTCGCGCAGATGAAGCACGGCGCGATGCTGATCAACACCGGCCGCGGCGGACTCGTCGACGCGCAGGCGCTGGTCGACGCGCTCAAGAGCGGCCAGCTCGGGCACCTCGGGCTCGACGTGTACGAAGAGGAAGGCGGGCTGTTCTTCGAGGATCACTCGGACCTGCCGCTGCAGGACGACGTGCTCGCGCGGCTGCTGACGTTCCCGAACGTGATCGTCACGTCGCACCAGGCGTTCTTCACGCGCGAGGCGCTCGCGGAGATCGCGCATACGACGCTGGTCAACATCGAGGCGTGGTACGCGGGGACCCCACGGAACGTGGTGACGTCGAATCGCTGA
- a CDS encoding LysR family transcriptional regulator, with amino-acid sequence MNQIQTMRVFVCVAEQQSFRRAAHQLGVSNALVTRSIAMLEGHLNTRLIHRTTRNLSLTEAGVRYLDGCRALLEEFDHLEASVVHAVREPVGTLRIVASGMLSPLALTPLVNGFQRRYPQVRVQLTVAEGPLDVLDAGYDVGIVTGNRFDGNPALIGHALSPNTLIACAAPAYLQRRGEPLVPDDLPRHDWAALALHQHAPAWRFVGPDDAVHPVTVRPIYTVNQLSLVQAAAVAGSGIAVLPENVVADALDNGTLVRLLPGYRIDDPDAQLSLVYPNRQFVPARTRSFVEHALDHFSTQAARTHASYVFLRDPRAQERPDIVTGLQ; translated from the coding sequence ATGAACCAGATTCAGACCATGCGTGTATTCGTCTGCGTCGCCGAACAGCAAAGCTTCAGGCGCGCAGCACACCAACTGGGCGTATCGAATGCGCTTGTCACACGTTCGATCGCGATGCTCGAAGGTCATCTGAATACGCGGCTGATCCACCGCACCACGCGCAACCTGTCGCTCACCGAGGCCGGCGTACGCTACCTCGACGGGTGCCGGGCACTGCTCGAGGAATTCGATCACCTCGAAGCGTCGGTCGTGCATGCGGTGCGCGAGCCGGTCGGCACGCTGCGCATCGTCGCGTCCGGCATGCTGTCGCCGCTCGCGCTCACGCCGCTCGTCAACGGTTTCCAGCGCCGCTACCCGCAGGTGCGCGTGCAGCTCACCGTCGCCGAAGGCCCGCTCGACGTGCTCGACGCGGGCTACGACGTCGGCATCGTCACCGGCAACCGGTTCGACGGCAATCCGGCACTGATCGGCCACGCACTGTCGCCGAACACGCTCATCGCGTGCGCGGCGCCGGCGTATCTGCAACGGCGCGGCGAACCGCTCGTGCCCGACGACCTGCCGCGCCACGACTGGGCCGCGCTCGCGCTGCACCAGCACGCGCCCGCGTGGCGGTTCGTCGGCCCGGACGATGCGGTCCATCCGGTGACCGTGCGCCCCATCTACACGGTCAACCAGCTGTCGCTCGTGCAGGCGGCGGCCGTCGCGGGCTCGGGCATCGCCGTGCTGCCGGAAAACGTCGTCGCCGACGCGCTCGACAACGGCACGCTCGTGCGGCTCTTGCCCGGCTACCGGATCGACGATCCGGACGCGCAGCTGTCGCTCGTCTACCCGAACCGCCAGTTCGTGCCCGCCCGCACCCGCAGCTTCGTCGAGCACGCGCTCGACCATTTCAGCACGCAGGCGGCGCGCACGCACGCAAGCTATGTGTTCCTGCGCGACCCGCGCGCTCAGGAGCGCCCCGACATCGTCACGGGCCTCCAGTAA
- a CDS encoding pyridoxal-phosphate-dependent aminotransferase family protein, protein MSIDYSPIPCPVVVPLDAILPEEPLLMMGAGPVPIPAAVAKANTIVINHLGATMAKIIEQVKEMARYVFQTRTKWVLGVAGPGSAAMEMAMSNLAWRGTRVLSIRNGFFSARMAEMATRVGADVAVLEVPDRAVASLDEIADAIARERPEIVTIVHGETSNTVWNRELRDIAALAKAAGALVVVDAVCTLSTMPLEMDAWGIDAVITGGQKGLSSIPGVSLIAFSDAAWDRMKSRPEPNAHWCLDMALAENFWHNAGYHYTAPVSGVLALHEALRLVCAETLESRFARHQRCSLALQAGIESMGLKLYAPKSCRLNSVVGIETPEGLTPGMICGHISKQYQVEISGSFGLPIVRIGQMGEQCREHNLFRTLHAFGRTMVDLKVPVDLPAGVAALEQELSRRGE, encoded by the coding sequence ATGTCCATCGATTACTCGCCGATTCCTTGTCCCGTCGTCGTGCCGCTCGACGCGATCCTCCCCGAAGAACCGCTGCTGATGATGGGGGCCGGCCCGGTTCCGATCCCGGCCGCCGTCGCGAAGGCGAACACGATCGTGATCAACCACCTCGGCGCGACGATGGCGAAGATCATCGAGCAAGTGAAGGAGATGGCGCGCTACGTGTTCCAGACCCGCACGAAGTGGGTGCTCGGCGTCGCCGGCCCGGGCTCGGCCGCGATGGAAATGGCGATGTCCAACCTCGCGTGGCGCGGCACGCGCGTGCTGTCGATCCGGAACGGTTTCTTCAGCGCGCGGATGGCCGAGATGGCCACGCGCGTCGGCGCCGACGTCGCGGTGCTCGAGGTGCCCGACCGGGCCGTCGCGAGCCTTGACGAGATCGCCGACGCGATCGCGCGCGAGCGCCCGGAGATCGTCACGATCGTCCACGGCGAAACGTCCAACACCGTGTGGAACCGCGAGCTGCGCGACATCGCGGCGCTCGCGAAGGCGGCGGGCGCGCTCGTCGTCGTCGACGCGGTCTGCACGCTGTCGACGATGCCGCTCGAGATGGACGCGTGGGGCATCGACGCGGTGATCACCGGCGGGCAGAAGGGCCTGTCGTCGATCCCCGGCGTGTCGCTGATCGCGTTTTCCGACGCCGCGTGGGACCGGATGAAGAGCCGGCCCGAGCCGAACGCGCACTGGTGCCTCGACATGGCGCTTGCGGAGAATTTCTGGCACAACGCCGGCTACCACTACACCGCGCCGGTGTCGGGCGTGCTCGCGCTGCACGAGGCGCTGCGGCTCGTCTGCGCGGAGACGCTCGAAAGCCGCTTCGCGCGTCACCAGCGCTGCTCGCTCGCGCTGCAGGCGGGCATCGAGTCGATGGGGCTCAAGCTCTATGCGCCGAAGTCGTGCCGGCTCAATTCGGTGGTCGGGATCGAGACGCCGGAAGGCCTCACGCCGGGCATGATCTGCGGGCACATCTCGAAGCAGTACCAGGTCGAGATCTCCGGCTCGTTCGGCCTGCCGATCGTGCGGATCGGCCAGATGGGCGAGCAGTGCCGCGAGCACAACCTGTTCCGCACGCTGCACGCGTTCGGCCGCACGATGGTCGATCTGAAGGTGCCGGTCGATCTGCCGGCCGGCGTCGCGGCGCTCGAGCAGGAATTGTCGCGGCGCGGCGAGTAA
- a CDS encoding helix-turn-helix domain-containing protein, which translates to MRAPPFAPPPVPSPAAAAAAAGGEMPFGLQSVCRTLAEANATLERFAWLGDHLAIAEWTRITEEAETIYDQPGHHTLSCYLDGGYRTERQKVPRYGAPSLLCALPGDHESRWWVRGEMHFVHLYFLPEHFAQRAIRELDREPRELKLADRTYFEDARVAALCRSLALERWDDVDGRLRANETAHDVLSLLLRGQSAMRTDVPFKGGLAPAVRRRVRDYIDSGLTQPLTLGELAEVAALSEYHFSRMFRLSFGRAPHAWIAEQRLARARLLLRTTSLPLAQVAAACGYANAGHFSHRFRDAHGTTPNTYRRAMRGG; encoded by the coding sequence ATGCGCGCTCCGCCCTTCGCCCCGCCCCCCGTGCCGTCACCGGCCGCCGCTGCTGCCGCTGCCGGCGGCGAGATGCCGTTCGGCCTGCAGTCGGTGTGCCGCACGCTCGCGGAGGCGAACGCGACGCTCGAGCGCTTCGCGTGGCTCGGCGACCATCTCGCGATCGCCGAATGGACGCGGATCACCGAAGAGGCCGAAACGATCTACGACCAGCCCGGGCATCACACGCTGTCGTGCTATCTCGACGGCGGCTACCGGACCGAGCGGCAGAAGGTGCCGCGCTACGGCGCGCCGAGCCTGCTGTGCGCGCTGCCGGGCGACCATGAATCGCGCTGGTGGGTGCGCGGCGAGATGCACTTCGTCCACCTGTATTTCCTGCCCGAGCACTTCGCGCAGCGGGCGATCCGCGAACTCGACCGCGAGCCGCGCGAGCTGAAGCTCGCCGACCGCACCTACTTCGAGGATGCGCGCGTCGCGGCACTGTGCCGTTCGCTCGCGCTGGAGCGCTGGGACGACGTCGACGGCCGGCTGCGCGCGAACGAAACCGCACACGACGTGCTGAGCCTGCTGCTGCGCGGGCAAAGCGCGATGCGCACCGACGTGCCGTTCAAGGGCGGCCTCGCGCCCGCCGTGCGCCGCCGCGTGCGCGATTACATCGACAGCGGCCTGACGCAGCCGCTGACGCTCGGCGAGCTGGCCGAGGTCGCCGCGCTGTCCGAATACCACTTCTCGCGGATGTTCCGGCTGTCGTTCGGCCGCGCGCCGCATGCGTGGATCGCCGAGCAGCGGCTCGCGCGGGCGCGCCTGCTGCTGCGCACGACATCGCTGCCGCTCGCGCAGGTCGCCGCGGCATGCGGCTACGCGAACGCCGGGCACTTCAGCCACCGCTTCCGCGACGCGCACGGCACGACGCCGAATACGTACCGGCGGGCGATGCGGGGCGGCTGA
- a CDS encoding DMT family transporter, whose translation MNLSLYLLTVLIWGTTWIAIKWQLGSVPPPVSIAWRFWIAAAVMFMLLRAMRRPILPPRDAWRYLAAQGFALFCLNFLCFYYAERVVPSGLVAVIFSTAPLLNSINGRLFMGRALRPSAVAGALLGLTGIACLFWQQMAGHLDDHATWIGLVIAFAGTLCFSAGNLLSSRMQSMGLHPFATNGWAMLIGASILTVGSAAAGLPFALDPSPRYLGALVYLAVPGSVIGFTAYLTLVGRIGPERAAYCTVLFPIVALAVSTVFEGYQWSPLAVVGLLLVLAGNLVAFDLARRLFPRMA comes from the coding sequence ATGAACCTGTCGCTCTACCTCCTTACCGTCCTGATCTGGGGCACGACCTGGATCGCAATCAAGTGGCAGCTCGGCAGCGTGCCGCCGCCCGTGTCGATCGCGTGGCGCTTCTGGATTGCGGCGGCGGTCATGTTCATGCTGCTGCGCGCGATGCGCCGGCCGATCCTGCCGCCGCGCGACGCGTGGCGCTACCTCGCCGCGCAGGGCTTCGCGCTGTTCTGCCTGAACTTCCTGTGCTTCTACTACGCGGAGCGGGTCGTGCCGAGCGGGCTCGTCGCGGTGATCTTCTCGACCGCGCCGCTCCTGAATTCGATCAACGGCCGGCTGTTCATGGGCCGAGCGCTGCGGCCGTCCGCGGTGGCCGGCGCGCTGCTCGGCCTGACCGGCATCGCGTGCCTGTTCTGGCAGCAGATGGCGGGCCACCTGGACGACCACGCGACCTGGATCGGGCTCGTGATCGCATTCGCCGGCACGCTGTGCTTCTCGGCGGGCAACCTGCTGTCGAGCCGGATGCAGTCGATGGGGCTCCATCCGTTCGCGACCAACGGCTGGGCGATGCTGATCGGCGCGTCGATCCTGACCGTCGGCAGCGCCGCTGCCGGGCTGCCGTTCGCGCTCGACCCGAGCCCGCGCTATCTCGGCGCGCTCGTCTACCTGGCCGTACCCGGCTCGGTGATCGGCTTCACCGCGTACCTGACCCTCGTCGGCCGCATCGGGCCGGAGCGCGCCGCCTATTGCACGGTGCTGTTCCCGATCGTCGCGCTGGCCGTGTCGACGGTGTTCGAGGGCTACCAGTGGTCGCCGCTGGCGGTGGTGGGCCTGCTGCTGGTGCTGGCCGGCAACCTGGTCGCGTTCGACCTGGCACGGCGGCTGTTCCCGCGCATGGCGTAA
- a CDS encoding MFS transporter, which produces MSTDSASTPRSGFAVTLQIVSVVCFTFICYLTIGLPLAVLPGFVHDDLGFSAIVAGAAISVQYFATLASRPLAGRFADTLGPKQTVLRGLIGCGVSGVLLLVALLLAHWPAASLVLLVASRLVLGVGESLCGTGAILWGIGRVGIAHNAKVISWNGIATYGALALGAPVGVAIAHALNPALIGVIVIALAALGYYLARLIDAVPLVHGERMSYASVFTRVLPHGLGLALGSAGFGSIATFVTLYYAARHWPNAALSLTVFGTLFIGARLLFANTIKTYGGFRVAIVSFAFEAAGLLLLWLAPVPHVALVGAALTGFGFALIFPALGVEAVALVPPASRGAALSAYSVFLDLSLGITGPLAGYIAGAFGYPQVFLFAAVASAAGVALSALLYQRQARVAGSGAAA; this is translated from the coding sequence ATGTCTACCGATTCCGCCTCCACGCCGCGCAGCGGGTTCGCCGTCACGCTGCAAATCGTCTCCGTCGTCTGCTTCACGTTCATCTGCTACCTGACCATCGGCCTGCCGCTCGCGGTGCTGCCGGGCTTCGTCCACGACGACCTGGGCTTCTCGGCGATCGTCGCGGGCGCGGCGATCAGCGTCCAGTATTTCGCGACGCTCGCGTCGCGGCCGCTCGCCGGGCGCTTCGCCGACACGCTCGGCCCGAAGCAGACGGTGCTGCGCGGGCTGATCGGCTGCGGCGTGTCCGGCGTGCTGCTGCTCGTCGCGCTGCTGCTCGCGCACTGGCCCGCCGCGAGCCTCGTGCTGCTGGTCGCGAGCCGGCTCGTGCTGGGCGTCGGCGAGAGCCTGTGCGGCACCGGCGCGATCCTGTGGGGGATCGGCCGCGTCGGCATCGCGCACAACGCGAAGGTGATCTCGTGGAACGGCATCGCGACCTACGGCGCGCTCGCGCTCGGCGCGCCGGTCGGCGTCGCGATCGCGCATGCGCTGAACCCGGCGCTGATCGGCGTGATCGTGATCGCGCTTGCGGCGCTCGGCTACTACCTCGCGCGCCTGATCGACGCGGTGCCGCTCGTGCACGGCGAACGGATGTCGTATGCGAGCGTGTTCACCCGCGTGCTGCCGCACGGCCTCGGCCTCGCGCTCGGCTCGGCCGGCTTCGGCTCGATCGCGACGTTCGTCACGCTGTACTACGCGGCGCGCCACTGGCCGAACGCCGCGCTGTCGCTGACCGTGTTCGGCACGCTGTTCATCGGCGCGCGCCTGCTGTTCGCGAACACGATCAAGACCTACGGCGGCTTCCGCGTCGCGATCGTGTCGTTCGCGTTCGAAGCAGCAGGGCTGCTGCTGCTGTGGCTCGCGCCGGTGCCGCACGTCGCGCTGGTCGGCGCGGCGCTGACCGGCTTCGGCTTCGCGCTGATCTTCCCCGCGCTCGGCGTCGAGGCGGTCGCGCTCGTGCCGCCTGCGAGCCGCGGCGCGGCGCTGTCCGCGTATTCGGTGTTCCTCGACCTGTCGCTCGGCATCACCGGGCCGCTCGCGGGCTACATCGCCGGCGCGTTCGGCTATCCGCAGGTATTTCTGTTCGCCGCGGTGGCATCGGCGGCCGGCGTCGCGCTGTCGGCGCTGCTGTACCAGCGACAGGCGCGCGTCGCGGGGAGCGGCGCGGCGGCCTGA
- the xdhA gene encoding xanthine dehydrogenase small subunit — translation MSEPIRFYHRHAIREVGGADVTRTVLQYLREDAHCTGTKEGCAEGDCGACTVVVGELTDAGTVAFKAVNACIQFLPTLDGRALLTVEDLRQPDGSLHPVQQAMVDCHGSQCGFCTPGFVMSMWALYEKHGHEGCGNACAKAKDIPTRTEIADALTGNLCRCTGYRPIVDAAVQMFDATGEGAAPPSAPVDSAALARTLASLKRDGTFDYEIDGARFAAPRTLDALAALKVERPDARILAGSTDIGLWVTKQMRRLDDLIYVGQVAELQRIVHGEDWIEIGAGVTVEDGYAALAGTYPELTEMWKRFASLPIRNAGTLGGNVANGSPIGDSMPGLIALGARVVLRGGDVVRELPLEALYTGYQQKDMAPHEFVVGVKVPTRSGARANLRFRTYKLAKRFDSDISAVCAAFAFIADGDTIREPRIAFGGMAATPKRATHAEGVLDGAPWHEATAQAAMQALERDYQPLTDMRATSAYRLETAKNLMYRFWLETRAQDPLSPQALNVREVAAEAARA, via the coding sequence ATGAGTGAGCCGATCCGTTTCTATCATCGTCACGCGATCCGCGAAGTCGGCGGCGCGGACGTCACCCGCACGGTGCTGCAATACCTGCGCGAGGACGCGCATTGCACCGGTACGAAGGAAGGCTGCGCGGAAGGCGACTGCGGCGCGTGCACGGTCGTCGTCGGCGAGCTGACCGACGCGGGCACGGTCGCGTTCAAGGCCGTCAACGCATGCATCCAGTTCCTGCCGACGCTCGACGGCCGTGCGCTCTTGACGGTCGAGGACCTGCGCCAGCCGGACGGCTCGCTGCATCCGGTGCAGCAGGCGATGGTCGATTGTCACGGCTCGCAATGCGGCTTCTGCACGCCCGGCTTCGTGATGTCGATGTGGGCGCTGTACGAGAAGCACGGCCACGAGGGCTGCGGCAACGCCTGCGCGAAGGCGAAGGACATTCCGACGCGCACCGAGATCGCCGACGCGCTGACCGGCAACCTGTGCCGCTGCACCGGGTACCGGCCGATCGTCGATGCCGCGGTGCAAATGTTCGATGCAACCGGCGAAGGTGCGGCCCCGCCGTCCGCGCCGGTCGATAGCGCCGCGCTCGCGCGCACGCTCGCGTCGCTGAAGCGCGACGGCACGTTCGACTACGAGATCGACGGCGCGCGCTTTGCCGCGCCGCGCACGCTCGACGCGCTCGCCGCGCTGAAGGTCGAGCGCCCCGACGCGCGGATTCTCGCGGGCAGCACCGACATCGGCCTGTGGGTCACGAAGCAGATGCGCCGGCTCGACGACCTGATCTACGTCGGCCAGGTCGCCGAACTGCAGCGGATCGTGCACGGCGAAGACTGGATCGAGATCGGCGCGGGCGTCACCGTCGAGGACGGCTACGCGGCGCTCGCCGGCACCTATCCGGAACTGACCGAGATGTGGAAGCGCTTCGCGTCGCTGCCGATCCGCAACGCGGGCACGCTCGGCGGCAACGTCGCGAACGGCTCGCCGATCGGCGACTCGATGCCGGGTCTGATTGCGCTCGGCGCGCGCGTCGTGCTGCGCGGCGGCGACGTCGTGCGCGAGCTGCCGCTCGAGGCGCTCTATACGGGCTACCAGCAGAAGGACATGGCGCCGCACGAATTCGTCGTCGGCGTGAAGGTGCCGACCCGCAGCGGCGCGCGCGCGAACCTGCGGTTCCGCACGTACAAGCTGGCGAAGCGCTTCGATTCGGACATCTCGGCCGTGTGCGCGGCGTTCGCGTTCATCGCGGACGGCGACACGATCCGCGAGCCGCGCATCGCGTTCGGCGGGATGGCCGCGACGCCGAAGCGCGCGACGCACGCGGAAGGCGTGCTCGACGGCGCGCCGTGGCACGAGGCGACCGCGCAGGCCGCGATGCAGGCGCTCGAGCGCGACTATCAGCCGCTCACCGACATGCGCGCGACGAGCGCGTATCGTCTCGAGACCGCGAAGAATTTGATGTACCGCTTCTGGCTGGAGACGCGCGCGCAAGACCCGCTGTCGCCGCAGGCGTTGAACGTGCGTGAAGTGGCCGCTGAAGCGGCGCGCGCCTGA